tgaaatcagcacaaagtaAAGAGGCGGAAATAAACGATGCTGcacatgatttccgtgtcatgattatcatgtttggatgcgtcgtttaccttcgtcatctattcacgtcacgtgatgccaaatttagtatgagTGGAGCTATAGCAAACTGGCCGctagcatgctatgagcgtggtatgtggtcatgttcctacacgacacgcgtgtcaggattatcatgtttgcaccagtcatctagttcgtcatccattgacgtcacgtaacactaaatttggtatatatggagctagcaaaacatccacgagcgcatcatgaagggcccaatatactccaatgcagcattgacgcgcgcgcacgctgggcacagcgacgctacgttagcaaagtgcgagcacttatagtcttacgccaggcgcgaccggcttccgtcggcacggcccgacggcaaccggcgcgaaatgcgacaggctgcatttcgtgccaatgtattacccagacaacactgcatctccctcttttcgtgacggatgccccgccgcggtgttctagtggttaaggtattcggctgctgacccgcagggcgcgggttcgaatcttggcttcagcggctgcatttccaatggaggcggaaatgttgtaggcccgtgtgctcagatttgggtgcacgttaaagaaccccaggtggtctgaatttctggagccctccactgcggcgtctctcattatcatatagcggttttggtacgctaaaccccacatgtcaatcagtCAATTTTCGTGACGGAAGAACACCAGACGCGCttaaacacgcatgcgtcaaagcaacacagcgcggcgcgcgcctgcgagtatatggcaggaccggcgcctggcgtggcaacgccgccgtaatgcgacgaaatgaacgccggcgagcacgcgcaccgcgtcacgtcgaaatgtattggagtCTTGACTATGacatgtactcatgttctcacatgacacgcatctcatgattatcatgcttgcaccagtcacatgtcttcgtcatccattggcgtagcgtaataccgagtttggtacatgtgaagctagcgaaacggccgcgagcgcatcatgagcgtggcatgtagtgatgttgttacacgaaacgcatgtcatgattttcatgttagggtgtgacactcgtgttcgccatgcaataatgtctTACCATATTAGTttagcaacatgccatgtgaacgaaaaaaGAGAGTATACTTGACGAAGCAAGATATTTAGCCGGTGTAACCTTAACAACCAGCAAAAACGCAcatgaattagaaaaaaaagaaaaaaacaaataacgGGGCAAATCTAGACTAACTGCTTATTGCTTCTGTCGCCCTCTCCATGGAACTATTTTATACTGATATATGCGTTGTTTTGCATTTTTATATTCATGTTTGATACTTCACCAAAAACACCTGCTTTCGAAATATTTGAAGCAAGCCAAATTCCCGATCACAGCTTGTTCAGCAAGTCCAGGCCAATGAACAGAAATTTCAGCACAGTAGTGGTGCACGCGCATGCTTCCGCACAGTGCGCCTCCCCAGTGCATCATTTGTCGGCGCGTGCAACCAGCGATGACGACATTTTAAAGGCAGCTGCACTGTGGTATGCGGCATGCATCATGTAGCTGGGACCACTCGATAAGCCACGTAGGAAGGTCCACGTCACGCGCAGCACGCTATTGTGCGTCGGAACGGATCTGCGCTCAATGACGGACCGTATGAATCCTAGCTTAGAAAATGTTGGAGAGGCGATAGCGAAATAATCTGCGTCTATCAGTGTCACGTGGAGATCGTAGAGGTTCAATAAATGATTCACCCCGTCGTGGGAAACATTCATCAAAGCTATGGCACCGCCATCCGAAGCGCACGCTCCCTTTCCCTTGTATTTTTTGCCAGCATTTACACGGGAGCGAACTTGCTATCATTGGACCCGCACCTACGCTGCCCTTACCAACATTCTCCTATAGAATACCCAGAGGACTCTTGCAATGCGCTAGACAAACCTGGCCGAGGAGAAGATTGCCATTGGCTGCACCGCCCACGTCCTGCAACATTGTGAACTCATGAACGCAAAGCGCAGCGGGATCGAGCGGGGGGACCCTGCATGGCTTGTAAGCGTCCGAATCTCATGTTTAAATAAATTTTCGCCTCCTTTTCACCCGTGATTTCCCTTTCGCTATTGCGTAAATGTAGACGTCACTCCACGAATAACGCGCAATATCGTGTCCCGTGGCCGGATTACTGGTTCATCGATCCTGATCGTCTCTTATTAACAGAAATACTCTATTTAGATGTCAATTTTCGCTCCTTTCACGCGCCGCGAGATTCGCAACGAAATGATGGAAGTGGCATATCAGTCAACAGGAAGGTAAAACAGCTGCTTCTTATCGAtgtttacctacggagcagaaaccggtAGGCTTACAAGGAGGGTCCAGCTTCCATTGATGACAATGCAGGGAGCGATGGAAGGGTAAATGagaggtgtaatcttaagagacaggaagagagcacagtgggCCAGGGAAAAAACCAGGGTTGAGGAAATCACAGTTggaatcaagaaaaagaaatggacatgggccaggcacgtagcacgtaggccgcataaccactggtcattaagggtaaccaactgaATTTCGAGGGGAGAGTAGTTTAGGTGGAAAGATAAGATTAACAAGTTTGGACGTATAACGTGgctgcagaaagcacaagaccgggtggATTAGCGGAACATAAGAGAGGTCTGAAGcgggcgcagtcaggctgataatgatgatgatggcattGGAAATACTTGAAACCGATCAATGTAAAacctgtattgaaaaaaaaaacgtaagaaacGCACCAACCTGTTATCGAGGGTGTGGCCAGGAGTAGAGGCCCCGTCACGAGACCAGAGACACCACAAGTTATGGGAACCCGACAAGCGCCAAGATAGTCGGTGATCAGCACAGGGGAGAACGAAGCGGTTGCCGAGATCAGCAGGGACTGTACGAGAAAGATGCCGACGAAAGAAACAAATCCTTCCGAGTAACTTAAAGCAAACATCGATGCCGACAGAAGGCCGAATGTCAATGCCGCAAGCAAGCTTCGGTTCACAAAGCCGCGGTCGGCCAGGAAGGGCAAGCCCATGTGGCCTAGAAGCAGGTCGCTGGCGGCGCAGTATGTTCCCATCAGTTCGGCATTAGCCAAGGGCACCCCCTTGTCTCTCGCATAGTCAACTATTATCGATCGAAACATAAATGATGAGTAGCTCATCACTGTGTTTTGGAACGCGAGGATGTAAAACGTAGGGTCAACGAAGAGACGGAGCAGTTGGGTTCTGCTAGACGGCGCAGTGTTTCGCTTCCCATTGAGGGCTGGCATTTCGACCTCGCTTGTCAGTGAAGTTCCTGTATTCCCCCCCTGTGATGCATTCACCGCTGGTGATGGGTAACGATCAGCAACAACTCTCAAGATCCGCAGAGCCTGTGACCTCGGAGAACCGGTGCTCTCCTGGGTGCAAGATTGCTTAGCATGATTGGTGCTACCACCTTCGGATGCTGTATATGCTGGTGCTGGTGCGGCATCGCAAGATGCTTGATTTTGCACGCATGTGTTTATATCGAAATCTGGGATCGCTGACTGAGGCACCTGAAATGACAAGTCTTTGTGAGGGAGGTCAGCTGCCTTTATAAAATTATGACATGATCCGTAACTAATATTCTTTAGCGTTATTATCAGCGTATTGTTATCTGATGATTCTTTGTGGAGTCGAACAACTCGTATTGACCCAGATTTCACGGTGTCCCTGCTTTCAGCACTATTTCGGCGAAGACAAGGCCGTTCTGTGAACGGATGCCGCCGTAGCGTTAACACCAGCGCTGTGACGTGCATGAGCAACGCTCCACATAGCGCGAGCGTGCTCCGGATACCGTAAAGAGAATTAAAGTAAGATACGACGGTGGGGAAAATGAGAACGGACAATGTACGACCACCGTCTTTAAAACCCATAGAGAAGGATTTGTGCTTCTGGAACGAGGTCGCAATAATAACGGACACAGTATTCTCCACGAAGCCGAGTCCCAGAcctgtcgagaaaaaaaaaagacgggaatGTAGCGACAAACTTTTAGAAGATAACAGCATAGTTGCCTTGATACACTTTGGCCGCATTCTGTGCAGCTGTTGGCGCGCTATGCCATCTCGTAAATTACACTTGCTGCAGCAGTTTGCATGCACCTAACTATACATTTAGTGGTCATGACAATTATTTGCCGTTTAAACACGATCATTATAAGAGGAGCAACAAAAACGCCGTAAAGTGAGACCAACCCCGCTTTGTGTACCACTTTATCCAGCGATAAGCAATGAATATAAGGAATACCCGGGACACGCTTTTTAGCTCAGTTTTCTGTAACCATGCTCGTATTTAACTAGGCGGACACTTTTTATACGTCCAGAAAGCAGGCTTCTTAACAGCGAGAGAAACCTACATCTCGTATATGCGTAACATAAAAGATAAGTTTAAATTTGCTGGCGACGAAGAATATTCTTACAGGTCTCACAGAAATGCTGTGAGACCTGTAATCAGTTTCCTTAATCAGCTATTATATATTATCATAAGTGACATCCCCGAATAGCTGGTCGTGAAGGGCGGCAATGATGATATTAGACCAAGCATTGATATTTTGTCGCAAGACTGCTCAGCGTGTGAGAAATCAGAAACTGGCAGGCGTAACACCAGGAGGCAGCGGTGTGGATGAGGAAACAAGCAGGGGTAGCTGATAATTTATTAGAAAGGTCGCTTCGCACAAGCGGTGTCAAGACTGAAGGCAGTGCGGGGCtcctcttttgtttttgtgttttcactTTGCCCGTTCACTTTCTTTATTGTTTCTCTTTTTGGCTGTTATACCTTCTATTATATCTATTCATTTCAATTATTAGCTATCTTTCTCTG
The sequence above is drawn from the Rhipicephalus microplus isolate Deutch F79 chromosome 3, USDA_Rmic, whole genome shotgun sequence genome and encodes:
- the LOC119185039 gene encoding uncharacterized protein LOC119185039 isoform X1; this encodes MNNAAFVDDVSEVPPLREPHNALRHMDNEPPTQKRRKVNQTNAPWRVAVVGSLIVLFATSVFGTSGLFYVYFMDTFSVSHEAASWPGSTMAAMLNCAGLVVSLLQRFLSIFQISLVGSVLLWTSLMLAAFAPNMEVMTLLLGAVHGLGLGFVENTVSVIIATSFQKHKSFSMGFKDGGRTLSVLIFPTVVSYFNSLYGIRSTLALCGALLMHVTALVLTLRRHPFTERPCLRRNSAESRDTVKSGSIRVVRLHKESSDNNTLIITLKNISYGSCHNFIKAADLPHKDLSFQVPQSAIPDFDINTCVQNQASCDAAPAPAYTASEGGSTNHAKQSCTQESTGSPRSQALRILRVVADRYPSPAVNASQGGNTGTSLTSEVEMPALNGKRNTAPSSRTQLLRLFVDPTFYILAFQNTVMSYSSFMFRSIIVDYARDKGVPLANAELMGTYCAASDLLLGHMGLPFLADRGFVNRSLLAALTFGLLSASMFALSYSEGFVSFVGIFLVQSLLISATASFSPVLITDYLGACRVPITCGVSGLVTGPLLLATPSITGFFRDTKGSYDSLVRLIAGLAATSATLILLLRIPKRNC